ATCATGAATTGTGTAAGTGTTTGTCCTAAGGGACTAAACCCAACAAAAGCCATTGGTCACATCAAAACAATGTTGGTCAATCGTTCGGTTTAATAGACAAAAATTGCCGGCTAACTCTTAACCAGATTTAGCCGGCTCTTATAGTAGCTCGGCGCAGACCGAAGCAAACGTGAAAACTACTGGTTAAGGGAAAATATGCACAACGGCGTGATGAAGGCATGGCTCGAGTCTTCACACTTGGCTGGCGCCAATGCAATGTATGTAGAGGACCTCTACGAACTGTATCTAAGTGATCCCGATCTGGTAAGTGAGGAGTGGAAACGTGTTTTTGATGAGTTGCCCAAGCACTCAGAAGTGGCTGAACAGCCGCACTCACGTGTCCGTGACTACTTCCGACGACTCGCTCAAGAAACAAAGCATTACAGTGTCCAGGTCAGTGATCCAGATGTCGATGCTAAGCAAGTAAAAGTACTACAGCTGATAAATGCCTACCGCTTCCGCGGCCATGAAGCAGCTCAGTTAGACCCCCTAGGGTTGTGGCAACGTCCTCAAGTGGCGGAGCTTGATCCTGCATTCCACAATCTCACTCAAGATGACTTCGAAGAGACTTTTAACGTAGGTTCTTTTGCCATTGGCCAAGAAACTATGCAGTTGAAAGACATCTTTAATGCCCTGAAAAAAACCTATTGTGGTTCGATTGGTGCAGAATACATGCACATGACCGACACAGAGCAAAAACGTTGGATTCAGCAACGTCTTGAGTCTGTTATCGGCCAGCCTTCCTTCGAAAAAGAAGAAAAAATTACATTCCTGGAAGAGCTGACCGCAGCAGAAGGTCTCGAGCGCTACCTTGGCGCAAAATTCCCCGGTGCTAAACGTTTCTCTTTGGAAGGCGGTGACGCCATGATCCCAATGATGAAAGAGTTGATTCGTCATGCGGGTAAAAGCGGTATGCGTGAAGTGGTAATTGGTATGGCTCACCGAGGCCGTCTCAATATGCTGGTTAACGTTTTGGGTAAGAAGCCACAAGATCTGTTTGACGAATTTGCCGGTAAACACGGCGAAAGCTGGGGAACGGGTGATGTGAAGTATCACCAAGGCTTCTCTGCAGATTTCGCTACTCCCGGCGGTGATGTGCACCTTGCCTTAGCATTTAACCCGTCCCACTTGGAAATCGTTAACCCAGTGGTGGTGGGGTCGGTACGTGCTCGTCAGGATCGCCTTGGCGATGAAGATGGCAGTAAAGTCCTACCTATCACGATTCATGGTGATTCGGCGATTGCAGGCCAAGGTGTCGTGGCAGAGACGTTCAACATGTCTCAAGCCCGTGGTTACTGTGTCGGCGGTACTGTTCGTTTGGTTGTGAATAACCAAGTCGGTTTCACGACCTCAAACCCACGTGATACGCGTTCCACCATGTACTGTACCGATATTGCCAAGATGGTACAGGCACCGATTTTCCACGTTAATGCCGATGATCCAGAAGCAGTCGCTTTTGTGACGCGTATTGCCTTAGATTACCGCAACGAATTTAAACGCGATGTCGTGATTGACCTTGTTTGTTACCGCCGTCATGGTCACAACGAAGCTGACGAGCCAAATGCCACTCAGCCTCTGATGTACCAAAAGATCAAGAAGCATCCAACACCGCGTAAGCTGTACGCCGACGTGCTGATTGATCGCAACGAGTGCGATATCGAAACCGCAACCCAAATGGTCAATGAGTACCGTGATGCGCTTGACCACGGTGAAGTGGTGGTCAAAGAATGGCGCCCAATGGCTCTACATTCTGTAGACTGGTCTCCTTATCTGGGGCACGACTGGGAAACACCTTGGGCAAACGTATTCGATAAAAAACGTTTAGTCGAGCTAGGACGACGCCTATGCCAATACCCAGAAAGTCACGTTTTGCACAGTCGAGTGAGCAAGCTCTACAGTGATCGTGTTGCGATGATTGAAGGGGAGAAAGAGTTCGACTGGGGGATGGCAGAGACGCTTGCCTATGCGACCTTGCTTGACGATGGAAAACGTATTCGTATTTCTGGTCAAGATTCAGGCCGTGGAACCTTCTTCCATCGTCACTCTGTACTACACAACCAAACTGACGCCAGTACCTATATCCCATTGGCAAACATTCATGACAAACAAGGCCCATTCGAGGTGCTTGACTCTGTGTTGTCGGAAGAAGCGGTGCTGGCATTTGAATACGGTTATGCAACGGCAGAACCAGGTGGTCTGACCATCTGGGAAGCGCAGTTTGGTGATTTCGCTAACGGCGCTCAAGTTGTGATTGACCAGTTCATCTCTTCTGGTGAGCAGAAGTGGGCTCGTTTGTGTGGCTTAACGATGTTGCTGCCACACGGCTATGAAGGTCAAGGCCCTGAACACTCTTCTGCACGTTTGGAGCGCTACCTTCAGTTGTGTGCAGAACAAAACATGCAAGTGGT
The Vibrio navarrensis DNA segment above includes these coding regions:
- the sucA gene encoding 2-oxoglutarate dehydrogenase E1 component, which produces MHNGVMKAWLESSHLAGANAMYVEDLYELYLSDPDLVSEEWKRVFDELPKHSEVAEQPHSRVRDYFRRLAQETKHYSVQVSDPDVDAKQVKVLQLINAYRFRGHEAAQLDPLGLWQRPQVAELDPAFHNLTQDDFEETFNVGSFAIGQETMQLKDIFNALKKTYCGSIGAEYMHMTDTEQKRWIQQRLESVIGQPSFEKEEKITFLEELTAAEGLERYLGAKFPGAKRFSLEGGDAMIPMMKELIRHAGKSGMREVVIGMAHRGRLNMLVNVLGKKPQDLFDEFAGKHGESWGTGDVKYHQGFSADFATPGGDVHLALAFNPSHLEIVNPVVVGSVRARQDRLGDEDGSKVLPITIHGDSAIAGQGVVAETFNMSQARGYCVGGTVRLVVNNQVGFTTSNPRDTRSTMYCTDIAKMVQAPIFHVNADDPEAVAFVTRIALDYRNEFKRDVVIDLVCYRRHGHNEADEPNATQPLMYQKIKKHPTPRKLYADVLIDRNECDIETATQMVNEYRDALDHGEVVVKEWRPMALHSVDWSPYLGHDWETPWANVFDKKRLVELGRRLCQYPESHVLHSRVSKLYSDRVAMIEGEKEFDWGMAETLAYATLLDDGKRIRISGQDSGRGTFFHRHSVLHNQTDASTYIPLANIHDKQGPFEVLDSVLSEEAVLAFEYGYATAEPGGLTIWEAQFGDFANGAQVVIDQFISSGEQKWARLCGLTMLLPHGYEGQGPEHSSARLERYLQLCAEQNMQVVVPSTPAQVYHMIRRQVVRPMRRPLIVMSPKSLLRHPLCTSTLDELANGTFLPAIPEIDNLDPAKVKRVVFCSGKVYFDLLEQRRNSEQEDVAIVRIEQLYPFPLDQVKDAIAPYVNVEDFVWCQEEPQNQGAWYCSQHNFRAAIPVGADLKYAGRPASASPAVGYMSVHLKQQKALIEDALNVNAKTSD